The following are encoded in a window of Thermoanaerobacter ethanolicus JW 200 genomic DNA:
- the pknB gene encoding Stk1 family PASTA domain-containing Ser/Thr kinase codes for MIGRILGNRYEILEKIGEGGMAKVYKAKCHLLNRIVAIKILRPEFAADEDFVKKFRRESQAAASLSHPNIVSIYDVGQEGDIYYIVMEYVKGRTLKKLISENGGPLEVGRAIEIARQVCKALDHAHRNRIIHRDIKPQNILVTDDDVVKVTDFGIARAANGSTITYTGDVVGTAYYFSPEQARGGIVDERTDIYSLGIVLYEMLTGKVPFEGDSPISVALKHIQEDIIPPSKLNDKVPKELDQIVLKATQKDVNLRYQTAADFLKDLDTFLRNPKELNFKEEEEITKTRVIPSKDVEELKRAAQRKEKEKKRRNVIKRIATVLLILLLLASLAYGTMYVLNNFFKVSDVVVPNVVGSSLNQASKILSDHNLKMEISEERYSDKPENTILSQDPPQGSVVKAGSTVYVVISKGKQVVVVPNVINKDYLEAKNILENMGLKANIIEQYNDQFPKEYVFDQNPRQGVQVEYNTVIDLYVSKGPQPAIMPNVVNMTLEEATTALENAGLKLGKVIYKETTDVPENIVLEQSVPPNSEVQKGSPIDLIVSKMPQDSLQQQTKNVIIKLPDKPGTMKVDVYVIQNGQKNLVYSAEHTYQDSPLTVPVTAYKGKATLEVDIDGQVYSTVEARF; via the coding sequence ATGATTGGACGTATATTAGGTAACCGCTATGAAATATTAGAGAAAATTGGCGAAGGCGGAATGGCTAAAGTTTACAAAGCAAAGTGTCATCTCCTTAACAGAATAGTGGCAATCAAGATTTTGAGGCCTGAATTTGCAGCAGATGAGGATTTTGTAAAAAAATTTAGAAGAGAATCTCAGGCAGCAGCAAGTCTTTCTCACCCTAATATAGTGAGTATATACGATGTTGGGCAAGAAGGGGATATTTACTACATTGTGATGGAATATGTAAAGGGACGTACTTTAAAAAAGCTTATAAGTGAAAATGGTGGGCCATTAGAGGTAGGTAGAGCGATAGAAATAGCACGACAAGTTTGCAAGGCATTGGACCATGCCCATAGGAATCGCATTATTCACAGAGATATAAAACCTCAAAATATTCTTGTTACTGATGACGATGTGGTGAAAGTTACTGATTTTGGAATTGCACGAGCTGCTAATGGTTCTACTATAACTTACACTGGAGATGTAGTAGGGACTGCTTATTATTTTTCGCCTGAACAGGCAAGGGGTGGAATAGTAGATGAAAGGACGGATATTTACTCTTTAGGAATCGTCCTTTATGAAATGTTAACGGGAAAAGTGCCTTTTGAGGGCGATAGTCCTATTTCTGTTGCTTTAAAACACATTCAAGAAGATATAATCCCCCCTTCAAAGCTAAATGACAAAGTGCCGAAAGAATTAGATCAAATAGTTTTAAAAGCTACTCAAAAGGATGTAAATTTAAGGTATCAAACTGCAGCAGATTTTCTTAAGGACTTAGACACTTTTTTGCGAAACCCTAAAGAACTAAATTTCAAAGAAGAAGAAGAAATCACAAAAACACGAGTGATTCCTTCTAAAGATGTAGAGGAGTTAAAGAGAGCGGCACAAAGGAAGGAAAAAGAAAAGAAAAGGAGAAATGTCATAAAAAGAATAGCAACTGTTTTATTAATTCTCTTGCTACTGGCTTCTTTAGCTTATGGTACGATGTATGTCCTCAATAACTTTTTCAAAGTAAGCGATGTGGTAGTTCCAAATGTGGTGGGTTCGTCATTAAATCAGGCAAGTAAAATTTTGTCAGACCATAATTTAAAAATGGAGATAAGTGAAGAGCGGTATAGCGATAAACCTGAAAATACTATTTTATCTCAAGACCCTCCACAAGGGAGCGTAGTAAAAGCTGGAAGTACGGTCTACGTGGTGATTAGTAAAGGTAAGCAAGTTGTTGTGGTGCCTAATGTGATAAATAAAGATTATTTAGAGGCTAAAAATATTCTTGAGAATATGGGCCTCAAAGCAAATATTATAGAACAATATAATGACCAGTTTCCTAAAGAGTATGTTTTTGACCAAAATCCAAGACAGGGAGTACAGGTAGAATATAACACAGTGATTGATCTGTATGTTAGCAAAGGTCCACAGCCTGCAATAATGCCTAACGTAGTTAATATGACATTGGAGGAAGCGACAACTGCCTTAGAAAATGCTGGTTTAAAATTAGGTAAAGTCATTTATAAAGAGACAACTGATGTACCAGAAAACATTGTGTTAGAGCAAAGTGTTCCTCCAAATAGTGAGGTTCAAAAGGGAAGTCCGATAGATTTAATTGTTAGCAAGATGCCTCAAGATTCTTTACAACAACAAACTAAAAATGTTATTATTAAATTGCCTGACAAACCGGGTACTATGAAAGTGGATGTGTATGTAATACAAAACGGACAAAAGAATCTAGTATATTCTGCCGAGCACACTTATCAAGACAGTCCACTTACAGTGCCTGTTACGGCATATAAAGGTAAAGCTACGCTTGAGGTGGATATAGATGGACAGGTATATAGTACAGTGGAGGCGAGATTTTAA
- the rpe gene encoding ribulose-phosphate 3-epimerase, which translates to MKIAPSILSANFANLLEDVKKIEKDADLLHIDVMDGHFVPNITIGPVVVKSLRKFFSLPFDVHLMIENPDLYIEEFANSGADIITVHQEACIHLHRTIQKIKGYGKKAGVSLNPATPLETLKYILQDVDMILIMTVNPGFGGQKFIDSMLKKIEELKKMREDLGLNFEIEVDGGINLYNVKEVVEAGADIIVAGSAIFDSSNPAQTIKEFREAIEK; encoded by the coding sequence TTGAAAATAGCTCCTTCAATATTATCTGCAAATTTTGCGAATTTATTAGAAGATGTAAAAAAAATAGAAAAAGATGCTGACCTTTTACATATTGATGTAATGGATGGCCATTTTGTTCCAAATATCACCATTGGACCAGTAGTTGTAAAGTCTCTTAGAAAATTTTTTTCTCTTCCTTTTGATGTCCATTTGATGATTGAAAATCCGGATTTGTACATAGAGGAGTTTGCAAATTCAGGAGCGGATATTATAACTGTCCACCAAGAGGCTTGTATACACTTACATAGGACAATACAAAAAATAAAAGGCTACGGCAAAAAAGCTGGGGTTTCTTTAAATCCAGCCACACCTTTAGAAACTTTAAAATATATATTACAGGATGTTGACATGATTTTGATTATGACAGTAAATCCTGGATTTGGAGGACAAAAGTTTATAGATTCAATGCTTAAAAAGATTGAAGAATTAAAGAAAATGAGAGAAGATTTAGGCTTAAACTTTGAAATTGAGGTAGACGGTGGAATTAACCTTTATAATGTAAAGGAAGTGGTTGAGGCAGGAGCTGATATAATTGTAGCTGGTTCTGCAATTTTTGATTCTTCAAATCCTGCCCAAACTATAAAAGAATTTAGAGAGGCAATAGAAAAATGA
- the rsgA gene encoding ribosome small subunit-dependent GTPase A has translation MTRIEGRIVRGIAGFYYVATEHGIVECRARGKFRKDNITPLVGDIVEIQMINDSEGYILNILPRKNELTRPPVANVDQAIIVFAIVRPELNRVLLDKMIVLAESNDIEPVICINKVDLKEDRKTFDLVTIYQKIGYKAVATSTVTKEGIEELKSYLKDKVSFFAGPSGVGKSSLINSIQSNIKLKTGEVSEKLLRGRHTTRSVELLSLDFGGYVLDTPGFTALTLDIAKEDLRYYFKEFLELQKGCKFSSCLHVNEPDCNVIKAVEEGLIDKNRYLSYLSLLKELKEKEKRRY, from the coding sequence TTGACAAGGATTGAAGGAAGAATTGTACGAGGGATAGCTGGATTTTATTACGTAGCTACAGAGCACGGCATTGTAGAATGCCGTGCTCGTGGAAAGTTTAGAAAAGATAATATTACTCCCTTAGTAGGTGACATTGTAGAAATTCAAATGATAAACGATAGTGAGGGGTATATTCTAAACATTTTACCACGAAAAAATGAACTTACAAGGCCTCCAGTAGCTAATGTAGACCAAGCGATAATAGTATTTGCTATTGTCAGGCCAGAGCTTAATCGAGTTTTGCTAGATAAAATGATTGTTTTAGCAGAGAGCAATGATATTGAACCTGTAATTTGTATCAATAAGGTGGATTTAAAAGAGGATAGAAAGACTTTTGATTTGGTGACTATTTATCAGAAAATAGGATATAAAGCAGTGGCTACTTCTACAGTTACAAAAGAAGGAATTGAGGAATTAAAATCTTATTTAAAGGACAAGGTTTCATTTTTTGCAGGCCCTTCTGGAGTTGGGAAATCCTCTTTGATTAATTCTATTCAGTCAAATATAAAATTAAAGACAGGGGAAGTCAGTGAAAAGCTTTTAAGAGGCAGACACACTACAAGAAGTGTAGAACTTTTATCTCTTGATTTTGGAGGGTATGTTTTAGATACGCCAGGTTTTACTGCTTTGACGTTGGATATTGCTAAGGAAGACTTACGGTATTATTTTAAAGAATTTTTAGAGCTTCAAAAGGGATGCAAGTTTTCTTCTTGTCTTCATGTAAATGAGCCAGATTGTAATGTTATAAAGGCTGTGGAAGAGGGATTAATAGATAAAAACAGATATTTGAGTTATCTTTCTCTGCTAAAAGAATTAAAGGAAAAAGAGAAGAGGAGGTACTAA
- a CDS encoding Stp1/IreP family PP2C-type Ser/Thr phosphatase: MIVAALTDIGNVREKNEDYYYASEEKDLPLFIVADGMGGHNGGEVASKSAVEAIVDYFKKNYFKLHDKEIFSIESFIEKSIKYANKVVYSQACSECELTGMGTTLTLLFFAKNRFFVGHIGDSRAYLIRDNHIKQITEDHSFVEELVKMGKITHEEARVHPQKNIITRALGVDEDVKVDIFHDTVMPEDILLLCTDGLTNLVTDQQILDEFTKNEDINTSCVNLVNLAKANGGYDNITLIAVKEVTS; the protein is encoded by the coding sequence ATGATTGTAGCTGCCCTAACTGATATTGGCAATGTGAGAGAAAAAAATGAAGATTATTATTATGCCTCAGAGGAAAAAGATTTGCCACTGTTTATTGTAGCAGATGGAATGGGAGGCCATAATGGGGGTGAAGTTGCAAGTAAGTCTGCAGTTGAAGCCATTGTTGATTATTTTAAAAAGAATTATTTTAAACTACATGATAAAGAAATTTTCTCTATAGAAAGTTTTATAGAGAAATCAATTAAATATGCTAATAAAGTTGTTTATTCTCAAGCCTGTTCAGAATGTGAATTAACTGGGATGGGTACTACTCTTACTTTGTTATTTTTTGCAAAAAACCGTTTTTTTGTAGGACATATTGGAGACAGTAGGGCTTATTTAATAAGAGATAACCACATAAAACAAATTACAGAAGACCATTCATTTGTAGAAGAACTTGTAAAAATGGGTAAAATAACTCATGAAGAAGCCCGAGTTCATCCTCAAAAAAATATAATAACCAGGGCTTTGGGAGTTGATGAGGATGTAAAAGTAGATATATTTCATGACACTGTTATGCCAGAAGATATTTTGCTTTTATGCACAGATGGGCTTACTAATTTGGTGACAGACCAACAAATTTTAGATGAATTTACTAAGAATGAAGATATAAATACCTCTTGTGTTAATTTGGTAAATCTTGCAAAGGCTAACGGTGGATATGATAACATAACTCTTATTGCTGTTAAGGAGGTGACATCATGA